The nucleotide sequence CGCGAGAATGGCGGTCGTTCCCAGCCCCACGAGTTGCCCGAAAAAAATGCTTGCAGGATGCAGGCTGCCGTAAAGGCCGCGCCGGTTCGGCGGTGCCCACTCGACGAGAAAGGACGCCGAGCCGCCCCATTCTCCTCCCGCCGAAAATCCCTGCAGCACGCGCGCAAAAACAAGCAAAATCGGCGCGGCGATACCGATCGCATCGTAGCCGGGCAAAATACCGATGACGCCCGTTCCCATGGCCATTGCAACGATGGTGAATAGAAGTGCGGGCTTTCGGCCGAAACGGTCGCCGAACATGCCGATTAAAATCCCGCCCAGTGGCCGAGCCAGAAATCCGACGCCGAACACCGCGAAACTGGACAAGAGCGCGGCGCTTTTGTCCGACGTCGGAAAGAAATGTGATCCGATGATCGGCGCGAGAAAGGCATACACGGTGAAGTCATACCATTCCAAAGCGTTGCCTATCACCGAAGCCGAAATGGCTCTGACGCGATTCGAGTTTTCTTTGTGTTCCAGGCTCACCACGTTGTCTCCTTATTTTATTCAGAGTACTAATCAATTACGGCATGATTTGTCCGCCGTTGACTTCGATAACCTGCCCCGTGATGTAACTCGCGAGTTGCTCGCTCGCGAGAAACAGTGCCGCGCCCGCGCATTCCTTTGCCGTTCCGAGTCTGCGCATTGGAATTGCGGACTTGAGCGTTTCTATTGTTTTCTGATCGGTTATTCCGTCGTGAATCGGCGTGTCGATGACGCCGGGCGCTATCGCGTTGACGCGAATGCCGTCCATCACCAACTCTTTGGCGAGGGCACGCGTCATCGTGGTGATATAGCCTTTCGTCGACGCATATAGACCCGTTCCGAGGCTGCCTCCCGTTCGGGCCGCCTGAGAAGTGAGATTGATAATCGTGCAGCCGCCGCGTTTTTTCATGATGGGGACGACCGATCGCGTGACGGAAAGCATTGACCTTGCGTTGATGTCGAATACACGTTGAATCAGTTCGTCATCCGCTTCGGTCAGCGGCACGCGCGCTACGATGCTGCCTGCGTTGTTGATGAGGATATCGATATGCCCAAACTTTTGGACCACCTCTTCGACTAATCTTGTCGCTTGTCGAGAATCCGTAAGATCGGCTTTGAACATGACAACCTTGCCGCCCTTTTTTTCGATACCGGATGCGATTCGTCTTGCATCATCGACGCCGGAGTTGAAGTGAAGTGCGACGATCGCGCCTTTACTCGCGAACGCTTCCGCCATCGCCGCTCCAATGCCCGAACTGCCGCCGGTGATCAAAACGACCTTTCCGAATAAATCTTCCATTACCGCTTCCTTTTTTTAGCGTGGCCCACCCCAGGCGGACAGCGCATCGCCTTTTGCGCCGTCGAGCCGAACGGTTCTAAAGTAAGCGAACTTTTGATAACCGAGAAATGAAAATCTTTTAGCGATCGATTCCAAAATGGAATCGCGATCGTCCGTATGGGTAGCGAACGCCAGTGCCCGCATGCCGATGCGCAAGCGGCCATCCGGACTGGCCGCCGCATTGAATCGCGCTAGCGAAAGCGTCTGAAGAACACGCGTATCTCGGCGGCGAGGAGTTCGGGTTGCTCCATCGCCGCGAAATGGCCGCCGCGCGGCATGTCGCTCCATTGCACGACATTGAAGACGCGTTCGAGCCATTCGCGCGGCGGCCGATGGATTTCCTTCGGGAAGCGTGCAAAGCCCACCGGCGGCAAGACGCGTTCACCCGCCGCGAAGCGCATCGGCTGCAAGCGGTTCTCCCAATACATCTGCATGGCCGTGCCGATGCTTTGCGTATGCCAGTAAAGCGAGAGATTCGTCAGCAGATCGTCTTTCGAGAAGCAACGCTCGATATCGCCATCGCAGTCACTCCATGCGCGAAACTTTTCGCAGATCCATGCGGCAAGTCCCGCCGGTGAGTCGTTGAGCGCCGTGGCCACCGTCTGCGGTTTGGTGGCGTGCATGTGGGCATAGCCGCCTTCGAGCGCGGCCCATTCGCTTTTGGCGCGCAGGTAGTCCTCTTCGGCTGCCGTGAGCGGAGCACGCGCGGCATCGACGGCGGGTTCGTACGAACTCGGCAGAAAGTTGAGATGGATGCCATCCACCCGCGCCTGATGCCGCGCCGCCAGCGCCACCGAGACACCCGCGCCGAGATCGCCGCCCTGCGCGCCGAAGCGTTCATAGCCCAGACCTTGCATCAGCGCGGCCCATTGGTCGGCCACCTGAAACGCGGATGTACCCGCTGTTGCAGGCGCGTCCGAGAAAGCAAAGCCGGGCAGCGAAGGCACGACGACATCGAAGGCATCGTCGGGATCCGCGCCGAAGGATGCCGGATCGCACAGCATCTCCGTGAGCGCATGGAACTCAAAGAATGATCCCGGCCAGCCATGCGTGATGACAACCGGATAAGGCTTCGGCCCCGTCCCACGCCGATGCACGAAGTGCACGCGCCGGCCATCGACCTCGGCGATGAATTGCGGCTGCCGGTTCAGTTCACGTTCCGCCGCGCGCCAGTCGAAGGCGTCGGACCAATAGCGCGTCAGCTCATGCAACCACGTCGCATCCATGCCCTGACGCCACGGGTCCGATGGCGTCATCGGGGGCTGGCGGCTTGCGCGCAGGCGCCGGTGCAGATCGGCGATCTGGTCGTCGGGAACGGCAATCTGAAATGGCTCGATATGCATGGCAAGTCCCGCACGACATGATGATCGGGCGTTCAGTGTAACGCGGCCTTCCGTTGCGCACTTGCCGCACGTTCGAGCTTTGGATGACGCACGACTTCTTTATCGTCACATCGCGGCCATCATGGCGGGCGCGAAAAACGGGCGCGCGTGTGACGCAGGTCTGTGTCGGATCGATGATGTCAATATCGTGTCCCGCGCGTGAATCAGCCCATTCCCTCACGTTCGAGCCATGCGCGGAACAGCACGACGAGTTCATCGCCGAGCTTCGCATCCGGTATGTAAGTGCAATAACTCCGCGATGGCAGACGCGGAAGCGCAAAGGGCATCACGAGCCGGCCCGCGGCGAGATCGTCCGCGACGAGTGCTGTCGGTCCCATCGCGATGCCCATGCCATCGACGGCGGCCTGCAAGGTCAGATAGAAGTGATCGAAGGTCAGCACCGCCGC is from Caballeronia insecticola and encodes:
- a CDS encoding SDR family NAD(P)-dependent oxidoreductase, whose translation is MEDLFGKVVLITGGSSGIGAAMAEAFASKGAIVALHFNSGVDDARRIASGIEKKGGKVVMFKADLTDSRQATRLVEEVVQKFGHIDILINNAGSIVARVPLTEADDELIQRVFDINARSMLSVTRSVVPIMKKRGGCTIINLTSQAARTGGSLGTGLYASTKGYITTMTRALAKELVMDGIRVNAIAPGVIDTPIHDGITDQKTIETLKSAIPMRRLGTAKECAGAALFLASEQLASYITGQVIEVNGGQIMP
- a CDS encoding epoxide hydrolase family protein; this translates as MHIEPFQIAVPDDQIADLHRRLRASRQPPMTPSDPWRQGMDATWLHELTRYWSDAFDWRAAERELNRQPQFIAEVDGRRVHFVHRRGTGPKPYPVVITHGWPGSFFEFHALTEMLCDPASFGADPDDAFDVVVPSLPGFAFSDAPATAGTSAFQVADQWAALMQGLGYERFGAQGGDLGAGVSVALAARHQARVDGIHLNFLPSSYEPAVDAARAPLTAAEEDYLRAKSEWAALEGGYAHMHATKPQTVATALNDSPAGLAAWICEKFRAWSDCDGDIERCFSKDDLLTNLSLYWHTQSIGTAMQMYWENRLQPMRFAAGERVLPPVGFARFPKEIHRPPREWLERVFNVVQWSDMPRGGHFAAMEQPELLAAEIRVFFRRFR